CACTTGGGTCCGGACAGGCGTGGTATTTGAAACCGAACACAAAAACGGCGTTGAGAGCAAAATAAACTTCGCATACGAGACGAACGGCGCAGCCCACGAACTAACCGAAACACCTGCAATCCACAGACTTGATGCAAACCGTGTTTTTTTTCAATTGGCATGGCAACCCAATCAAAATTACCAATTTTACTTGAATGATAGCGAAACAACGGCAACGTCACCACTCAAACCTGAACCGTATCTCATCCGCACGGTTGAATTGGATGAACTTTTATCGCTGATGGAAAACCTGCGACAGCTCGCGAAACCCACAGCACTCGCCTTAGGACATGGAGGTACCCCGCCATTAGCAATCGCAACCGATAGCGGACACCTCGCGGTCCTCCAACCGTTGACTGGTGAAATTCTCTGGAAAACTCGCATCTCGGAAGGCTACGTGAGGCGGATAGCGTTCAGTCCCGATAACACACAACTCTACATTGGTGAGCAGGCGGCAGATGGATTTATCTACTGCTACGATCTAACCACCGATAAACCCACGCTTCGCTGGAAATACCGCACTGCCGATGACATCGAAACCTCCACGCCAAGTAATCCTGACAGCGTCTACGCCTGGGTAAGCTACCCCGGTCAATCGCGTATACAAGCGTTGGCGAATGGAGACCTTTTGGTGGCGAGCGTGCACTCGTGGACAGAGAATAACACTCCCCTTAAGAAATCCCAATTCTACAGATTCAATGGGGAGACGGGAGATGTTATCTGGAAATGGCCCCGTGAAGGCGCGGTCCCCAGAATAATACGCTGGTTTGACGTAAGTGCTAACGGAAAAACACTCGCACTCCTAACGGATAGTGGGCATAATTTGCAAGGGAGTGCGACGGATGAAAACGATGCGGGTAACGGAAAACTCACTGTTCTCAACGCCGAAGATGGTACAGAAAAGTGGCACACGGATATTGAACCGTTGCGCGACTATTTCGCACAGGTCACGTTCTGGCGCGGGGTTAGCATGTCTCCCGATGGTAGGTTTATTAATGTAGCAACCGACGATGGTCGTGCCTTTATCTTTGACGTGAATAAGTCGGAACCGATATGGCAGGAAAACTTGGCGACTCCACTGGAGGTCAGTGGTATCCCTATCATCGCAACCACTGGCACAATCGGTGCGACAGATGCTGCAGCACTCTTTGTTACAGGCGATACCTACATCCCATATCATCTTCGGAAGGGGGCACAAAAGCCATCAGCGGGACATCCCAACGGGATGACACTATTTGCCTATTCGTGGGGGGGTGAAAAGGTCTGGCAATGGAAACTTGAGAATATGCCGCAAGGCTTACGCATTGACACGAAGGATCGTTATGCCGTGCTATCGGTTTCCAAGCGCGCACAGGACCCGAATGAGAGTCTGCATGGGGTGTCAGTGTTTGATCTGACAGCAGAGGGTAGCGGCTTGGCGAAATACCTGTACACCTACCGCACAGAGGGACAACTTCCTTACGACACACTCGCAATAAGTGAAGCGGGTGCGCTGATCGTTGTCGTTGAGGTTCAGATCGCGATGTCAGACGAGACCGTCCGTGGAAAGAATCGGGTACATGTGCTGTATTGATCTGTCCCAAGGACGACCTCAGTAATCTGTTGGCTCATAAACCTCCTGTCTCCTATTGATCGCAATAGAAAACAATTGCTATAAGTAACCCTCATTTTCCCCGTTGGAGATGAAGCAGCACCAAAAAGTATAGGGGAACAACACCCCTGTTGTTCCCCTGATCGCAACTTCAAAACACTATACGAAAATCCTGAAAACGACTACGCCTGTTTACTGTGACACCGCATTCTGAGCAACCGCGTTTTGCGTCGATACAATCACACCTTGCAGTGCCTGAAAATAACTCATTTCAGCCATCTTGATTGCGTGCGTATCTCCGCTTGCGCGTGCCCGTCTGAGTGCCTCCCAGCTCAATGCCAGCATCCGGTTCGTTTGCTCTAAAATTTGCCAATCCCTATTCGAAATCATGGAATCCCCCGAAATGTGTTTTACGCTATCGGCGGTTTGTTGTTCCGCTCAAACAGCGCATTCAACGCCTCACTCAGCAGGTCTTGAATACTCGTGTCCTTCTCAATCGCGAGCATTTTCAACTGCCGATGCACATCCTTGTCGAAATGTCCAGAAATCATCTTTTTGCCCTGACGGGATGGCGGAACCATTGGTTTCGGTGTTGTCTCAACGGCAACCCCACCCTCGCCTGACAGAATTGCTACTGTTTTCATAATGATGTATGCCTCCATACATGTCCACATGCAAACATGTATACATGTATGAAAGTATATTACGTCAGTTTTACAGATCGGTTTCAGAGGGTGGAAATTTAATTTTCGGTTTGCCA
This Candidatus Poribacteria bacterium DNA region includes the following protein-coding sequences:
- a CDS encoding PQQ-binding-like beta-propeller repeat protein, translated to MRNIMMKRIQFLSLFWLIITLPLNVATADMSVTWVRTGVVFETEHKNGVESKINFAYETNGAAHELTETPAIHRLDANRVFFQLAWQPNQNYQFYLNDSETTATSPLKPEPYLIRTVELDELLSLMENLRQLAKPTALALGHGGTPPLAIATDSGHLAVLQPLTGEILWKTRISEGYVRRIAFSPDNTQLYIGEQAADGFIYCYDLTTDKPTLRWKYRTADDIETSTPSNPDSVYAWVSYPGQSRIQALANGDLLVASVHSWTENNTPLKKSQFYRFNGETGDVIWKWPREGAVPRIIRWFDVSANGKTLALLTDSGHNLQGSATDENDAGNGKLTVLNAEDGTEKWHTDIEPLRDYFAQVTFWRGVSMSPDGRFINVATDDGRAFIFDVNKSEPIWQENLATPLEVSGIPIIATTGTIGATDAAALFVTGDTYIPYHLRKGAQKPSAGHPNGMTLFAYSWGGEKVWQWKLENMPQGLRIDTKDRYAVLSVSKRAQDPNESLHGVSVFDLTAEGSGLAKYLYTYRTEGQLPYDTLAISEAGALIVVVEVQIAMSDETVRGKNRVHVLY